The Microbacterium sp. W4I20 genome segment GCTGCCCGGTCGCCTGAATCACGGTACGGCCACTAAGATTCTGCCCGAAATCGACGATCATCCGATCGCGAGCTATCCGGGTGACGGATGCGGGCATGAGATCCTCGGTCGCCCTGACGGGGGGACCGTCCGGGGCAACGAGCGTGCGTGGGTCGCGTTCGCCGATCGTGACCTCACCCCAACTCGAGTCGTCGTATGTCGGCATCGACCATCCGTCGAGTTCGTCGCGAGCGTCGTATCTCTCCCCGTCGTAAATGTCAGAGAAATGAATCGGACTCGGGTGCGACCGCCATGACGAGTCCGTCGCGGTTATTTCCTCGCGACCGTCGGCATAGCGGAGCTCAAGCTGGAGGATAAGGGAAAGATCAGATCCATAGATGTTGCGGTTGCCGCCATTGAACCCGAGGCGCCCGCGGTACCAGCCATCTCCGAGCCACGCACCCAGTGCGTTGGCCCCGGATCGCACTTGAGCGGTGACATCGTACGTGGCGTAACGAAGACGTTCACCGTACACCGACCATCCCGGGCTCAGGGCGTCGCGACCGACACGGGCGCCGTTGAACTCAAGCTCATAGAGACCGTGGGCCGTCACACGAAGAAGTGCCCGACTCACACCGGCACCCACCGTGAAAGTGGTGCGCAACAGGGAAGGGCGCCTGTCCGACTCAGCCTCCTCGAGCCAGCTTGCGCTGATCGGGCACGCGACCCAGCCTGAACGGCTGGGTCCCCGCTCTATGGGGAGCGGGTCGCTCCACGGGGACGGGTCTCCGTCCTCGCCGCGCACGCGTATGCGTAGCACGTGATGTTCGCGGTGGCGGAGAGGAGCGGTCGGCCACGACACGTAAACGCGCTCGCTGGTCATCACAGGACCTGTCACGTTCACCAAACCGTCCGCACCCCGCAGCTCAAGGTCGTACGACGCCTGCTGCCATCCCATCGGCGCGGACACCGTGAAGGACAATCGCGGATTCGCCTCATCGATCCCCAGTGCGGTGTCGTGGTTCTCAACCTTCACGTTGCGCACCGCTACTGCTGCGTTCACTTTCATCGTTCCCCTCACACGAGCGGTTCCTGCGCCCACGACATGACTCACTCCACAGGTTCGAGTTGCCAAGGCTTGGGCCCTTCAAGCGGGCGGTACCGGATGCCCATCGCGTCCAGGCGCGGCAGATGCCCATCCAGGCGTGCGCGCAACTCGCTCCAGTCCGCAGGGGCTCCTGCCCACGCCACCTCCGCCAAAGCGACGCCGCGCGGCCAGGTCATGTAGTCGGCGTGCTCTTCACTGCGAATAAGTTCAGTCCAGACCTGGAACTGCACCCCGATGATCTGGTCGCGTTCCTCACGAGTCCACTCCGACGGATTCGGGTTGAACTCCGCGACCTTCTGGATCGTGGTGGGACCCTCGGTTGCCCATCGCTCTCCTGGCTCATCGCTCTGCGCGAAGTCGAAGTAGGTGGAGTCGATCGGGGCAAGGATGACGGGGAAATTCGCGGCCGCGGCGCTACGTGCGATATCCATCCCACGCCAAGCCATAACGACTCCAGGAGCGGCCCGTCCCTCGTCATTGACGAATGCCTCGTCCCACGACACGAGGATGCGCCCCTGGGATGAGAGCCAGTCGCTCAGCCGGGTCATGAACTGGCTGAAGAGCTCTTCAACGCTGCTCAGCCCCTGCGCCCGCATGTAGTTAGTGATCTCCTCGTTCCGCGACCACACCTCGATCAGGGTTTCGTCGCCGCCCAGATGGATCCAGGGGCCGGGAAAGAGCTCGAGAATCTCGGTGAGCAGCCGTTGGAGCTTCTGTTCCACGGCGGGAAGCGGCGAGATCATCGAGTCAAAGTTGCCCCAGCCTTCCGCGACAATCCTCTTGCCGGGCGCGCTGCCGAACTCGGGATAGGAGGCAAGAAGTGCGGTGGAGTGCCCAGGAAGCTCGACTTCGGGAACGATAGTGATCCCCCGGTCGCTGGCGTATGCCACCATCTCCCGGATGTCGGCCTGCGAAAACTGACCGCCGTGAGGCGCGTTCTCGTAGATCCTCACCTTGAGCCACGACTTCACCTGTGTGCGGGCCCGCACAGCGCCAATCGTGTTCAGGAGCGGGAACTCTTTGCTCTCCACCCGCCACCCCTGATCGTCGGTGAGGTGCAATTGCAGTCGGTTGATCTTGTGCATGGCGAGCGCGTCGATGTAGCTCAACACGTAGCGCTTCGAGAAGAAGTGCCGCGCAACGTCGAGGAGGGCGCCTCGCCAGGCAAAGGCAGGCTCGTCTTCGATCGCGCAATAGGGCACATCTGCGCCCTCCACGCCTCTCGAGTCGAATGCCGCAGTCGGGAGAAGTTGCCGCAGCGTCTGCAGCCCATAGAAGGCGCCGTCCGCAGACGAAGCGGCCACGGTCACTCCGTCGGCAGAGCAGGTCAATGTGTACCCCTCAGAGTTCGCAATCGCAGGATCGCGGGCAACAACGAGGTGCGCGGCTTGTCGAGAGTCGACCAGGGAGATCGTTCGGAAGAAACTAGAAGTGCGTGTCAGGCGGCTTTGTTCTTCAGAATTGAACCCCTCGATGTAGACGGCAGGCTGCGCGGGAAGGGCGAACGAGCCGTCACCCCACTCAAGCGACCGTGGGGCAGGAATGATGACGGGATGCTGAGGCATGGGCTGTCCTTTCATGTTGCGATCCGACGTAGTCTTCCCGCATAGGTCTGTTCTATTTCGAGGTT includes the following:
- a CDS encoding beta-N-acetylhexosaminidase gives rise to the protein MPQHPVIIPAPRSLEWGDGSFALPAQPAVYIEGFNSEEQSRLTRTSSFFRTISLVDSRQAAHLVVARDPAIANSEGYTLTCSADGVTVAASSADGAFYGLQTLRQLLPTAAFDSRGVEGADVPYCAIEDEPAFAWRGALLDVARHFFSKRYVLSYIDALAMHKINRLQLHLTDDQGWRVESKEFPLLNTIGAVRARTQVKSWLKVRIYENAPHGGQFSQADIREMVAYASDRGITIVPEVELPGHSTALLASYPEFGSAPGKRIVAEGWGNFDSMISPLPAVEQKLQRLLTEILELFPGPWIHLGGDETLIEVWSRNEEITNYMRAQGLSSVEELFSQFMTRLSDWLSSQGRILVSWDEAFVNDEGRAAPGVVMAWRGMDIARSAAAANFPVILAPIDSTYFDFAQSDEPGERWATEGPTTIQKVAEFNPNPSEWTREERDQIIGVQFQVWTELIRSEEHADYMTWPRGVALAEVAWAGAPADWSELRARLDGHLPRLDAMGIRYRPLEGPKPWQLEPVE